The proteins below are encoded in one region of Actinomycetota bacterium:
- the guaA gene encoding glutamine-hydrolyzing GMP synthase yields MHCCRRDPAHRRSSVTQPVFVVDFGAQYSQLIARRVRECHVYSEIVPHTIDPSELARRNPGGLILSGGPASVYAPGAPQCDIRLFRLGVPVLGICYGQQLMTSVLGGEVARTDAAEYGRAELSVRSSDSLLFAGLPERTEVWMSHRDAVVSPPPGFTVTAATPESPVAAMEDPDDGLFGVQFHPEVAHTPRGTELLKNFLYHACEVLPSWTPLSIIDEALDAIRQQVGTEKVVCGLSGGVDSAVAALLVHKAVGDQLTCIFVDPGLMREGEAQQVVETFKSHFHVELIHVDATERFLDALKGVDDPEQKRRIIGEHYFRVFEDVARGVGHAKYLVQGTLYPDVIESGSSTAATIKTHHNVGGLPERMGLSLVEPLRNLFKDEVRSVGMELGLPEEIVWRQPFPGPGLAVRILGEVTPERLSILRRADQIVRTELHKAGLDREIWQALAVLPAVKSVGVQGDERTYAYPIVVRAVTSEDAMTADWARLPHEVLEKISSRITSEVPGVNRVVYDITSKPPGTIEWE; encoded by the coding sequence CTGCATTGTTGTCGGCGTGACCCCGCCCACAGGAGGTCTTCCGTGACCCAGCCTGTCTTTGTCGTCGATTTCGGTGCCCAGTACTCGCAGCTGATCGCCCGGCGTGTACGCGAATGCCACGTCTACTCCGAGATCGTGCCGCACACCATCGACCCGTCCGAGCTGGCGAGACGCAACCCCGGCGGCCTGATCCTGTCCGGGGGCCCTGCGTCGGTTTACGCACCGGGCGCCCCCCAGTGCGACATCCGGCTGTTCCGGCTCGGCGTCCCGGTGCTCGGCATCTGCTACGGCCAGCAACTGATGACGTCGGTGCTGGGTGGGGAGGTCGCCCGCACGGACGCTGCGGAGTACGGACGCGCGGAGCTGTCGGTCCGCTCCTCGGATTCGCTTCTGTTCGCGGGGCTCCCGGAGCGCACCGAGGTCTGGATGTCCCACCGCGACGCGGTGGTGTCGCCGCCCCCCGGGTTCACCGTGACGGCGGCAACGCCCGAGTCGCCGGTCGCGGCGATGGAGGATCCGGACGACGGGCTGTTCGGAGTTCAGTTCCACCCGGAGGTCGCACACACCCCGCGGGGCACGGAACTCCTCAAGAACTTCCTGTATCACGCGTGCGAGGTCCTGCCGTCGTGGACGCCGCTTTCGATCATCGACGAGGCGCTGGACGCGATCCGGCAGCAGGTGGGCACGGAGAAGGTCGTGTGCGGGCTGTCCGGGGGGGTGGACTCGGCGGTCGCCGCTCTGCTCGTCCACAAGGCGGTAGGGGACCAGCTGACGTGCATCTTCGTGGACCCAGGGCTCATGCGCGAGGGCGAGGCGCAGCAGGTGGTGGAGACATTCAAGAGCCACTTCCACGTGGAGCTGATCCACGTCGACGCCACGGAGCGGTTCCTGGACGCGCTCAAAGGAGTCGACGACCCCGAGCAAAAGCGCCGGATCATCGGCGAGCACTATTTCCGCGTCTTCGAAGACGTCGCCCGCGGGGTCGGGCATGCGAAGTACCTGGTCCAGGGGACGCTGTACCCCGACGTCATCGAGTCCGGCTCGTCCACCGCGGCGACCATCAAGACCCATCACAACGTAGGAGGCCTGCCGGAGCGGATGGGACTTTCTTTGGTCGAGCCGCTGCGCAATCTGTTCAAGGACGAGGTCCGCAGCGTCGGCATGGAGCTCGGCCTGCCGGAGGAGATTGTGTGGCGTCAGCCGTTTCCGGGGCCCGGACTGGCTGTGCGGATCCTCGGCGAGGTGACGCCGGAGAGGCTGTCCATACTGCGGCGCGCGGACCAGATCGTGCGGACGGAGCTTCACAAGGCCGGCCTCGACAGGGAGATCTGGCAGGCGCTCGCCGTCCTGCCGGCCGTGAAGTCCGTGGGTGTCCAGGGAGACGAGCGGACGTACGCCTATCCGATCGTCGTCCGGGCCGTCACGTCCGAGGACGCCATGACTGCCGACTGGGCGCGGCTGCCGCACGAGGTGCTGGAGAAAATTTCCTCGCGCATCACCTCGGAGGTCCCGGGAGTCAACCGGGTCGTCTACGACATCACCTCCAAGCCCCCCGGCACCATCGAGTGGGAGTAG
- a CDS encoding alpha/beta hydrolase, whose amino-acid sequence MKVRVNGLEFGYDRAGSGEPVLLVPGLATPRLSWVNQMPVLARHFDVTCFDNRGIGESEVPGDWWSMPEMVSDTLGIMDAVGYTNAHLVGVSMGGIISQAIAMQHPERVRSLTLISTYCGGPDRAFMDEDVAARLFVDGEPAARIRAGAEATFGRTYRERNPDLFEGFVAFALANPPRSLSVFSQLGGCASWLAEDSSGEGLSSMRKPALVLHGDADEMSPVRNAEMIADRIPDAKLRVWADAGHALIHERSDEVNEAILEHLLSVEARALS is encoded by the coding sequence ATGAAGGTCCGTGTAAACGGACTGGAGTTCGGCTACGACCGGGCCGGGTCCGGCGAGCCGGTCCTGCTGGTGCCGGGGCTGGCCACCCCCCGACTGTCATGGGTCAACCAGATGCCGGTCCTGGCGCGCCACTTCGACGTCACCTGTTTCGACAACCGCGGCATCGGCGAAAGCGAAGTCCCGGGTGACTGGTGGAGCATGCCCGAGATGGTCTCCGACACCCTGGGGATCATGGACGCCGTGGGTTACACGAACGCCCACCTGGTCGGTGTGTCGATGGGCGGCATCATCTCCCAGGCCATCGCCATGCAGCATCCGGAACGGGTCCGGAGCCTGACCCTCATCTCCACGTACTGCGGAGGCCCGGACCGCGCCTTTATGGACGAAGACGTCGCGGCCCGGCTTTTCGTGGACGGAGAGCCGGCGGCCAGGATCCGCGCGGGGGCCGAGGCGACCTTCGGGCGGACCTACCGCGAACGCAACCCCGACCTGTTCGAGGGCTTTGTCGCTTTCGCGTTGGCCAACCCCCCGCGGTCGCTGTCCGTTTTCAGCCAGCTCGGCGGGTGCGCGTCGTGGCTGGCCGAGGACAGTTCAGGCGAGGGGTTGTCGTCCATGAGAAAGCCGGCTCTCGTTCTCCACGGCGACGCGGACGAGATGAGTCCGGTCCGCAACGCGGAGATGATCGCCGACCGCATCCCGGACGCAAAGCTGCGGGTGTGGGCGGACGCGGGGCACGCGCTCATCCACGAGCGGTCCGACGAGGTCAACGAGGCCATCCTCGAGCATTTGTTGTCGGTGGAGGCGCGCGCTCTGTCCTAG
- a CDS encoding UvrD-helicase domain-containing protein, whose translation MQDSLADVVSGLNPVQREAVEALDGPVLIVAGAGSGKTRVITHRVANLLRHGVSPRNVLAITFTNKAAGEMRERIERLVGTGLAREMWVMTFHAACARILRMEAERLGLGKNFTIYDDGDSQRVISACLKELNLDAKRWTPRSMSAVISNAKNACLGPEAFASAAASFPERVAADVYKGYAAALRRANALDFDDLIAEAVRLLEEHPEALARWQNRFRYVVVDEYQDTNHAQYRVLALLSGKHRNLCVVGDEDQSVYKFRGATIRNILEFERDYPDARVFKLEQNYRSTQTILDAANGLIRNNRQRKDKRLFTERGGGAGIVRYRADDEHDEAHFVAGEIGKLAPEGYSGKDVAVFYRTNAQSRVLEEIFFRYGITYRVVGGLKFYERKEIRDAIAYLRAAHNPADSVSVQRAISSPKRGVGDGSMAKLELWSRSHETPLGESLARADEVPGLSGRARNGCAEVARVLRLIRERDAAGAPLSDIVRTAWTESGLLDELQAQQTPEAEGRIENLQELAGVAEEFSNREDAGDARLADFLERTSLIAEVDVLSDANEIVTLMTLHNAKGLEYPIVFLTGMEEGVFPHIRSLDDPDDLEEERRLAYVGITRAQDRLHISHAWSRSLWGGTNYNPVSRFVGEIPEELVEVRGKSESPRLRGWDSPAPARQAQAPRPGAERFVVAVSPGDAVMHEAFGVGEVLQVSGSGSDTEVTVRFDDEGDKVLLLAYANLSKAR comes from the coding sequence GTGCAGGATTCCCTCGCCGACGTCGTATCGGGGCTGAACCCCGTCCAGCGGGAGGCCGTCGAGGCGCTCGACGGCCCGGTCCTGATCGTCGCGGGGGCCGGGTCGGGCAAGACCCGCGTCATAACGCACCGAGTAGCCAACCTGCTGCGCCACGGGGTGTCGCCGCGCAACGTCCTGGCCATCACGTTCACGAACAAGGCAGCCGGTGAGATGCGGGAACGGATCGAGCGCCTGGTGGGCACGGGCCTTGCGCGCGAGATGTGGGTGATGACCTTTCACGCCGCCTGCGCCCGCATCCTGCGCATGGAGGCCGAGCGCCTGGGGCTGGGCAAGAACTTCACGATCTACGACGACGGGGACTCGCAGCGGGTCATCTCCGCCTGCCTGAAGGAGCTGAACCTCGACGCCAAGCGGTGGACTCCCAGGTCCATGTCGGCGGTCATCTCAAACGCCAAAAACGCCTGTCTGGGACCGGAAGCCTTTGCGTCGGCGGCGGCGTCGTTTCCCGAGCGGGTGGCGGCTGACGTGTACAAGGGCTACGCCGCAGCGTTGCGGCGGGCCAACGCCCTGGACTTCGACGACCTGATCGCCGAGGCCGTCCGGCTGCTGGAGGAGCACCCGGAGGCCCTGGCGCGCTGGCAGAACCGCTTCCGGTACGTAGTGGTGGACGAGTACCAGGACACAAACCACGCGCAGTACAGGGTCTTGGCGCTTCTTTCCGGCAAGCACCGCAACCTGTGCGTGGTCGGCGACGAGGACCAGTCGGTCTACAAGTTCCGGGGAGCGACCATCCGCAACATCCTTGAGTTCGAGCGCGACTACCCCGATGCGCGCGTGTTCAAGCTCGAGCAGAACTACCGGTCCACCCAGACGATCCTGGATGCGGCCAACGGCCTGATTCGCAACAACCGGCAACGCAAGGACAAGCGTCTGTTCACCGAGCGCGGGGGCGGAGCGGGAATCGTCCGGTACCGCGCCGACGACGAGCACGACGAGGCGCATTTTGTCGCCGGCGAGATCGGGAAGCTGGCCCCCGAGGGCTATTCGGGCAAGGACGTGGCCGTGTTCTACCGCACCAACGCGCAGTCCCGGGTCCTGGAGGAGATTTTCTTCCGATACGGCATCACGTACCGGGTCGTGGGTGGCCTCAAGTTCTACGAACGCAAGGAGATCCGCGACGCGATCGCCTACCTGCGGGCGGCGCACAACCCGGCGGACTCCGTGTCGGTCCAGCGAGCAATCTCCTCGCCGAAGCGTGGTGTCGGCGACGGGTCCATGGCCAAGCTCGAGCTGTGGTCGCGGTCCCACGAGACCCCGCTCGGCGAGTCGCTGGCGAGGGCCGACGAGGTCCCGGGACTGTCCGGACGCGCGCGCAACGGCTGCGCCGAGGTGGCCCGGGTGCTGAGGTTGATTCGGGAGCGCGACGCGGCGGGGGCCCCGCTGTCGGACATCGTCCGTACGGCCTGGACCGAGTCGGGCCTGCTGGACGAGCTCCAGGCCCAGCAGACCCCAGAGGCCGAGGGACGGATTGAGAACCTGCAGGAGCTGGCCGGGGTGGCCGAGGAGTTCTCCAACCGGGAGGACGCCGGGGACGCCCGCCTAGCCGACTTTTTGGAGCGGACGTCGCTGATTGCGGAGGTGGACGTCCTTTCCGACGCCAACGAGATCGTCACGCTCATGACGCTGCACAACGCCAAGGGGCTCGAGTACCCGATCGTGTTCCTCACGGGGATGGAAGAGGGGGTCTTTCCGCATATCCGGTCGCTGGACGACCCCGACGACCTCGAGGAGGAGCGGCGGCTGGCCTACGTCGGCATCACCCGCGCGCAGGACCGCCTCCACATCTCCCACGCCTGGTCGCGGTCGCTGTGGGGCGGCACCAACTACAACCCGGTGTCGCGGTTCGTGGGCGAGATCCCCGAGGAACTGGTGGAGGTCCGGGGGAAGTCGGAGTCGCCGCGCCTGCGGGGATGGGACTCGCCGGCCCCCGCCAGGCAGGCGCAGGCGCCGCGTCCGGGGGCCGAGAGGTTCGTGGTGGCGGTCTCGCCGGGCGATGCCGTCATGCACGAGGCATTCGGTGTCGGCGAGGTCCTGCAGGTGTCGGGGTCCGGTTCGGATACCGAGGTCACAGTCCGGTTCGACGACGAAGGCGACAAGGTCCTGCTGCTGGCCTACGCGAACCTGTCCAAGGCCCGGTAA
- a CDS encoding ribonucleotide-diphosphate reductase subunit beta yields the protein MDTHELESMDIEGLARHTPDELLDNVLTVAERRYTYDDFYQRWESQHWLATGIDFSVDAEQWPKLPQALRNEMLGTMAAFYQGEQSVTQNLAPLMMAAPRIDHEIFLTTQTVDEARHVVFFRRFFNDVIKLEGGTQEHLERFRPYYGRWYTNLFFGPRGLDGRGDALRKNPSDIGLFVETVTLYHLVLEAGLALLGQRFLLDLCRNLGVLPGFYKGFMAVTRDESRHVGFGVRVLRELREADPSLGPRIMDVMRESIPDVVRLTHPPDQDHNLELLEVIPAEFVIGPQEAHRYAFTHILKRLSAVGFGTDEVNELGEFAWAEFEKALGEWEARTGGTHYARLYEKDHALGPARVA from the coding sequence GTGGACACGCACGAGCTCGAGTCGATGGACATCGAGGGCCTCGCCCGCCACACCCCCGACGAGTTGCTGGACAACGTTCTCACGGTCGCGGAGCGTCGCTACACCTACGACGACTTCTACCAGCGGTGGGAGAGCCAGCACTGGCTGGCGACCGGGATCGACTTCTCGGTGGACGCCGAGCAGTGGCCGAAGCTGCCGCAGGCCCTGCGCAACGAGATGCTGGGCACGATGGCGGCCTTCTACCAGGGCGAGCAGTCGGTGACTCAGAACCTGGCGCCGCTGATGATGGCGGCTCCGCGGATCGATCACGAGATCTTCCTGACCACGCAGACGGTCGACGAGGCCCGCCACGTCGTGTTCTTCAGGAGGTTCTTCAACGACGTCATCAAGCTGGAGGGCGGCACCCAGGAGCACCTGGAGAGGTTCCGTCCCTACTACGGCCGCTGGTACACCAACCTGTTCTTCGGGCCCCGCGGCTTGGACGGCCGGGGTGACGCGCTGCGGAAGAATCCGTCCGACATCGGCCTTTTCGTCGAGACGGTCACGCTGTACCACCTGGTCCTGGAAGCGGGCCTGGCGCTTCTGGGACAGCGATTCCTGCTGGACCTGTGCCGCAACCTCGGCGTCCTGCCGGGGTTCTACAAGGGGTTCATGGCCGTCACCCGCGACGAGTCACGCCACGTCGGGTTCGGCGTGCGCGTCCTGAGAGAGCTGCGGGAGGCGGACCCGTCGCTCGGCCCCCGGATCATGGACGTCATGCGCGAGAGCATCCCGGACGTCGTCCGCCTCACCCACCCGCCGGACCAGGATCACAACCTCGAGCTGCTCGAGGTCATCCCGGCGGAGTTCGTCATCGGGCCTCAGGAGGCGCACCGCTACGCGTTCACGCACATCCTCAAGCGGCTGTCGGCGGTCGGTTTCGGCACCGATGAGGTCAACGAGCTGGGCGAGTTCGCGTGGGCGGAGTTCGAGAAGGCACTGGGCGAGTGGGAGGCGCGCACCGGCGGCACGCACTACGCCCGCCTGTACGAAAAGGACCACGCACTGGGACCTGCGCGCGTCGCCTGA
- a CDS encoding carboxyl transferase domain-containing protein, translated as MSSHDGACPRCGRETDEFLVCGSCGHHSRMDARSRIELLTSAFNEQDGLLEGRDPLGFDGYPEAVVRARADTGLREAVVWGRASIDHVECALIVLDFAFLGGSMGAAAGEKVARAFDAATARCLPVACVTASGGARMQEGMVALVQMAKVAEARRLHAATGLGQVTLLTSPTTGGVYASFASLADVILAEPGAHVGFAGPRVIRDLTGQTPPPETHTAEWAHRQGLVDALVPRAQQRASLGRVLRAFTRRQGPRGEGSFRSLHGGPHRSPSERLLLARDPSRPKGPALVDALLDDQVALRGDRSGGGDDESVLVRMGSLRPTGQRITVIAQDCTGGRRLRPAGYRKAVRALELAGRLGLPVVTVVDTPGAEPLPDSEAGGVAQAIAATFVALLSAPVPTVAVVTGEGGSGGALAMTAADRVLMWENSVFSVISPEGAASILHRDASRSADLAERLRIEPRDMVELGVADAVVAEPPQGAQSEPEPALRALAGVVADHLHGLEALSPDERLSARSRRWREAGNRWLTDG; from the coding sequence GTGTCATCACACGACGGGGCCTGCCCCAGGTGCGGGCGCGAGACCGACGAGTTTCTGGTCTGCGGCTCGTGCGGCCACCACTCGCGAATGGACGCGCGGTCGCGCATCGAGCTGCTGACAAGCGCCTTCAACGAGCAGGACGGGCTCCTGGAAGGCCGCGACCCGCTCGGGTTCGACGGCTACCCGGAGGCGGTCGTCAGAGCACGTGCGGACACAGGCCTGCGTGAGGCGGTTGTGTGGGGCCGCGCCTCGATAGACCACGTCGAGTGCGCGCTGATCGTGCTTGATTTCGCCTTCTTGGGCGGGTCCATGGGGGCCGCGGCCGGCGAGAAGGTCGCCCGTGCCTTCGACGCTGCAACCGCGCGCTGCCTGCCGGTGGCCTGCGTCACGGCCTCCGGCGGGGCGCGGATGCAGGAAGGGATGGTTGCTCTGGTCCAGATGGCCAAGGTCGCGGAGGCCCGGCGGCTGCACGCAGCGACGGGCCTGGGCCAGGTGACGCTGCTGACTTCGCCGACCACCGGCGGCGTCTACGCGTCGTTCGCGTCCCTCGCGGACGTGATCCTGGCGGAGCCGGGGGCCCACGTCGGTTTCGCCGGCCCCCGCGTCATCCGCGACCTGACCGGGCAGACACCGCCCCCCGAGACCCACACGGCAGAGTGGGCCCACCGGCAGGGCCTCGTGGACGCGCTGGTTCCGAGGGCGCAGCAACGGGCGTCATTGGGGCGCGTGCTGCGCGCCTTCACCCGACGGCAGGGACCGCGCGGCGAGGGGTCGTTCCGCAGCCTCCACGGCGGACCCCACCGTTCGCCCTCGGAGCGGCTCCTGCTGGCGCGGGACCCGTCACGTCCAAAGGGGCCGGCGCTCGTGGACGCGCTCCTGGACGACCAGGTCGCGCTGCGTGGTGACCGCAGCGGCGGCGGCGACGACGAATCGGTGCTGGTCCGGATGGGATCGCTGCGGCCGACGGGACAAAGAATCACCGTCATCGCACAGGACTGCACGGGCGGCAGGCGGCTCCGTCCCGCCGGCTACCGGAAGGCGGTGCGGGCGCTGGAACTGGCGGGGCGGCTGGGCCTGCCGGTGGTGACGGTCGTGGACACGCCCGGCGCCGAGCCGCTTCCCGACTCCGAGGCCGGCGGTGTGGCTCAGGCGATAGCCGCGACCTTTGTTGCGCTGCTGTCGGCTCCCGTCCCCACGGTTGCCGTCGTCACCGGAGAAGGAGGCAGTGGAGGGGCGCTGGCCATGACCGCCGCCGACAGGGTCCTGATGTGGGAGAACTCGGTCTTTTCGGTGATCTCTCCCGAAGGAGCGGCCTCCATCCTGCACAGGGACGCTTCTCGGTCGGCCGACCTCGCTGAGCGCCTCCGGATAGAGCCCAGGGACATGGTCGAACTCGGCGTGGCCGACGCAGTCGTCGCCGAGCCGCCGCAGGGGGCCCAGTCCGAGCCGGAGCCGGCGCTTCGCGCGCTGGCCGGCGTGGTGGCGGACCACTTGCACGGCCTGGAGGCCCTGAGCCCGGACGAACGTTTATCCGCCCGCAGCCGCCGGTGGCGCGAAGCGGGAAATCGGTGGCTCACCGACGGCTGA
- a CDS encoding cobalamin B12-binding domain-containing protein produces the protein MKRHRILIAKPGLDGHDRGAKVVARALRDAGFEVIYSGLHQTPEQIVEAAIQEDVDAVGLSSLSGAHMALFPKILKGMRDKGADSVVVFGGGIIPRSDIDELKAQGMSEIFTPGTTTQTIVDWLREALSEEPAQAPAGEGG, from the coding sequence GTGAAGCGCCACCGCATCCTTATCGCCAAGCCCGGACTCGACGGCCACGACCGTGGCGCGAAGGTGGTGGCCCGTGCCCTGCGCGACGCGGGGTTCGAGGTCATCTACTCGGGGCTGCACCAGACCCCGGAGCAGATCGTCGAGGCGGCCATCCAGGAGGACGTGGACGCGGTAGGGCTTTCGTCGCTGTCCGGCGCCCACATGGCGCTGTTCCCGAAGATCCTGAAGGGGATGCGCGACAAGGGGGCCGATTCGGTGGTCGTCTTCGGAGGTGGGATCATCCCCCGGTCGGACATCGACGAGCTGAAGGCCCAGGGGATGTCCGAGATCTTCACCCCGGGGACGACGACGCAGACGATCGTGGACTGGCTTCGCGAGGCACTGTCCGAGGAGCCCGCGCAGGCACCGGCGGGCGAGGGGGGCTGA